The following are from one region of the Leucoraja erinacea ecotype New England chromosome 35, Leri_hhj_1, whole genome shotgun sequence genome:
- the snrpg gene encoding small nuclear ribonucleoprotein G isoform X1, with amino-acid sequence MSKAHPPELKKFMDKKLSLKLNGGRHVQGILRGFDPFMNLVVDESLEMAQGGQQNTIGMVKKKRKAITLEMKLQIIGQREGGKPIMAIARELGLSQSTISTILKDKKRIIDAAKSSASVKSTIITKKRAGLIEDMERLLATWMEDQVQKHMPLSLLTIQAKARSLLERLKERADPSYTQVFTASPGWFQRFKRRHNFHNVKVRGEAASADTEGAEAFKEELHRIIVDEEYLPGQIFNVDDPGLFWKRMLERTYIDQESKTMPGFKACKERVTLLLGGNVAGFKLKPLLIHHSENPRALKNVSKHKLPVYYRHNKKAGMTLALFEDWFLSCFIPQAREYCRQNNIPFKILLIFDIAPGNPQHIRNVHPNVKVVCLPPNTAALIQPMDQGAIAAFKAYYLRQTFAQAVEATESGRTLQEFWKGFNILNAIQNIAAAWDEVTQQCMNGVWKKVMKTYVNTFKGFNKDSAVGNIVNNKILVLGKQLELDIDDEDIHELVGTETEDHSNEEPIELEEERSKEAEAEEEVIPVAPKTFTTKKLAEAFATISSGVRMLEEMDVNYERFTKTNRQLQDALACYREIYNEKKRQSKLGIFLKNTAC; translated from the coding sequence aagaagaagaggaaggcaATTACTCTTGAGATGAAACTCCAGATAATTGGCCAGCGTGAAGGCGGCAAGCCAATAATGGCCATCGCACGTGAGTTAGGACTTTCGCAATCGACCATCTCGACCATCTTAAAGGATAAGAAGCGAATCATTGATGCAGCAAAATCGTCAGCATCGGTTAAATCCACGATCATCACAAAGAAAAGAGCTGGGCTGATTGAAGATATGGAGCGATTGCTTGCCACGTGGATGGAAGATCAGGTACAGAAGCACATGCCACTTAGCCTATTGACGATCCAGGCTAAGGCAAGAAGTCTTTTGGAAAGGCTAAAAGAGCGCGCTGATCCTTCGTATACACAAGTGTTTACAGCAAGTCCAGGATGGTTCCAACGCTTCAAAAGGCGTCATAATTTTCATAACGTGAAGGTCAGGGGTGAGGCGGCAAGTGCCGATACTGAAGGTGCCGAAGCTTTTAAGGAAGAGCTGCATCGGATAATTGTGGATGAGGAATATTTGCCAGGACAAATATTCAATGTCGATGATCCGGGCTTGTTCTGGAAGCGTATGCTGGAGCGTACATACATTGATCAAGAGTCCAAGACAATGCCAGGATTCAAGGCATGCAAAGAGCGTGTAACGCTGCTTTTGGGTGGAAATGTTGCAGGGTTCAAATTAAAGCCTTTACTAATCCACCACTCGGAGAACCCTAGAGCATTGAAGAATGTGAGCAAGCATAAACTTCCCGTTTATTATCGCCATAACAAGAAAGCCGGGATGACATTAGCATTGTTTGAAGACTGGTTTCTAAGCTGTTTTATTCCGCAGGCAAGAGAATATTGTAGGCAAAACAACATCCCATTCAAAATTCTTCTGATCTTCGATATTGCTCCAGGCAATCCGCAGCATATCAGAAACGTGCATCCCAATGTAAAGGTTGTGTGTTTGCCGCCAAACACAGCCGCACTCATTCAACCAATGGACCAGGGTGCAATAGCTGCGTTCAAAGCCTACTATTTACGCCAAACGTTTGCGCAGGCTGTTGAAGCGACTGAATCTGGCCGGACACTCCAAGAGTTTTGGAAAGGTTTTAACATTCTCAATGCTATCCAGAACATTGCTGCAGCATGGGACGAAGTCACACAGCAATGCATGAACGGCGTTTGGAAAAAAGTTATGAAGACATACGTGAACACATTCAAAGGCTTTAACAAAGACTCTGCTGTTGGTAACATAGTAAATAACAAGATATTAGTGCTTGGGAAACAGCTAGAATTGGACATTGATGATGAAGATATTCATGAGCTTGTTGGCACTGAGACTGAAGACCATTCCAATGAGGAGCCGATCGAACTGGAGGAAGAAAGAAGTAAAGAAGCAGAGGCAGAGGAAGAAGTTATACCCGTGGCACCGAAAACGTTCACTACAAAGAAACTGGCGGAGGCGTTTGCCACTATCAGCAGTGGCGTACGCATGTTGGAAGAAATGGACGTCAATTACGAGagattcacaaaaactaacaGGCAGCTACAGGATGCTCTTGCCTGCTATAGGGAAATATATAATGAAAAGAAGAGACAGTCAAAACTTGGTATCTTCCTGAAGAACACTGCCTGCTAA